In the bacterium genome, CACCTCGGTGCCGTCCGGGGCCGTGATCACCACGATGCGGCCGAACTCCTCGCCGGTGTAGCGCTGGCCCTGGGTGCGCACGAGGATCTCGCCGGCCTCGGTCTTCACGCTGCCGCCGGGCAGGTCGAGGCTGTTGGCCCGCACGACGTTGGCCACCTGCTCGAGGGTCAGGCCGTAGGCGCGCAGGTCGCGCTCGGCGACCTCGATGGAGATCTCGAAGGGGCGCGTGCCGCTGATGGTCACGTAGGTGATGCCGTCGAGGGCGAGCAGGTCGTCGCGCACCTTCTCGGCCAGCATCTTCAGGGTGCGCTCGGTCGCGTCGCCGTAGACCACGACGTCGACGACCTGGTTGCGCGCCTCGACGAGGGTGACGATGGGCTTCTCGGTCTCCGCCGGGAAGGTGATGATGCGGTCGACCTCGGACTTGATCTCGTCGAGGGCCTTGCGCTTGTCGGTGCCGCGCTGCAGCTCGATGGTGACGGTGCCCATGCCCTCGACGGCGCTCGAGGTGATCTTCTTGATCCCGTCCACGCCCTGCACCTGCTCCTCGACGCGCACGCAGATGGCCTCCTCGACCTCCGACGGCGTGGCGCCCAGGTAGGGGACCTGGACCGTGACCATGTCCATCTCGACCTCGGGGAAGACCTCCTGCTTGATGCCGGCCGCGCTCATCAGCCCGGCGGCGATGATCACGAGCATGAGCAGGTTGGCCGCCACGTGGTTGTGGGCGAACCAGCGGATCAGGCCGTTCATTTGCCACCGTCCTTGGCGTCGGCCGCCGCGCCGCCGGCGCCTTCGCCCGGCTGGCCGCCGCCGCGGCCGGCCGGAGCCGGATCGCCCTCGACCCGGACCGGCATGCCGTCGGTGACGTACTGCAGGTTGCTGGTGCACACCCGCTCGCCCGGTGCGAGCCCCGCGACGATGACGGCCTGCCGGGCGTCCGCGCGGGCGACGGTGACGCCGCGCACGTCGAGCCGGCCCTCGCCGCCGACCACCCAGACGACGTCGTCCGGGCGCAGGGCCGCGCGGGGGATGACCACCGAGCCCGCGGCCGGAGGCGTGCTGAAGAGGACCTCGACGAACATGCCCTCGACCAGGGCGGGGCGATCGCCGTCGCGGCGGTAGGGATCGGGGATCTCGACGACCACCGGCACGAGCCGGCTGCGTTCGTCGACGGCGCCGCCGAGACGCACGGCCCGGCCCGCCCAGTGGTGGCGACGGCCGCCGAATTCGGCGCTGACGTCGACGGGCACGCCGGCCGGGTCGGGGGTGGCGCTCACCTGGATCCAGGCCATGTCGGCGTCGGCGATGGAGACCACGACCTCGGCTAGGTCGGTGGCGTACACCGTGCCGACCGGGTTGCCGGCCCGCAGGTACTGGCCCGCGTCGACGTCGGCCGCGAGAACGCGCCCGTCGAAGGGGGCGCGGATCGTGCATCGCGAGAGGTTCACCTCGGCCTGGGCCTGGGCGGCCCGTGCGGCTTCGAGGCCGGCCTCGGCGAGCTGGAGCTGGGGCTTGCGCAGCACCAGGTCCGAGGGCGTGCCCTCGCCGCCCAGCCGCTCCCAC is a window encoding:
- a CDS encoding efflux RND transporter periplasmic adaptor subunit; translation: MSPKTLRNVVTAVAILVLGLMATGVLIKMARKPERKTPPASRPVVAVITVPEEATPVQIRSFGSVRAKRSVTIVPQVSGEVLAKSAAFESGSFITAGEVLLRIDDTDYVMAAATARSNVAQAEVNLAMAEEEAAVAVREWERLGGEGTPSDLVLRKPQLQLAEAGLEAARAAQAQAEVNLSRCTIRAPFDGRVLAADVDAGQYLRAGNPVGTVYATDLAEVVVSIADADMAWIQVSATPDPAGVPVDVSAEFGGRRHHWAGRAVRLGGAVDERSRLVPVVVEIPDPYRRDGDRPALVEGMFVEVLFSTPPAAGSVVIPRAALRPDDVVWVVGGEGRLDVRGVTVARADARQAVIVAGLAPGERVCTSNLQYVTDGMPVRVEGDPAPAGRGGGQPGEGAGGAAADAKDGGK